From Paenibacillus sp. GP183, one genomic window encodes:
- a CDS encoding GerAB/ArcD/ProY family transporter, with protein sequence MLMNLFFFAPHYLIEDRFKGAVMALILGGAIGSLLAFLFSAAIRKFPGMGLPEIFRESLPAWIWKPVLLYYVLYWFSLGTMFTNNIAIIIVRFFNTEIKLTYLVVFFSLICIWAATRPTRTVLFGQETAIVLALPTLIFIFVKAYSSKLLDWDAIRTVANYVGHPPSLTALSSASIVLIGYLNFCIFNRNFKQEEKFRYRWILPIMGYLTLATSFFIPIGLHGTIGVNNYTHVWVSTADSLRMKYGFFERVVFFFVMAYILISFVYVSVLWHVGAELFKGLFSSKKPNLDRVETPVLSWCLCVVFGLLTVVYQIMVKEKMQSVFAGYFLNIRCWSEVGLVILLCFAALKKGRKGKA encoded by the coding sequence ATGTTGATGAACCTGTTCTTTTTTGCGCCCCATTACCTGATAGAAGATCGGTTCAAAGGGGCAGTTATGGCTTTGATACTAGGAGGGGCGATTGGATCTTTGCTTGCCTTTCTCTTCTCTGCAGCGATCCGCAAGTTTCCCGGGATGGGATTGCCTGAAATTTTTCGGGAGTCGCTGCCCGCGTGGATTTGGAAACCCGTGCTGTTGTATTACGTACTGTATTGGTTTAGCCTTGGGACCATGTTCACGAATAATATTGCGATCATTATCGTCCGCTTCTTTAATACGGAGATCAAACTGACTTACCTCGTAGTCTTTTTTTCTCTGATTTGTATTTGGGCCGCAACCCGCCCCACCCGTACTGTGTTGTTTGGCCAAGAGACCGCCATAGTACTGGCTCTACCAACGTTGATCTTTATATTTGTCAAAGCATATAGCAGCAAGCTGCTCGACTGGGACGCCATTCGAACCGTTGCGAATTATGTTGGTCACCCGCCGTCCCTCACAGCATTATCTTCCGCTTCAATCGTATTAATCGGCTACCTCAACTTTTGCATTTTCAATCGGAATTTCAAGCAGGAAGAGAAGTTTCGTTATCGGTGGATATTACCGATTATGGGCTATTTAACATTGGCCACTTCTTTCTTTATTCCGATCGGCCTCCACGGAACCATTGGGGTGAATAATTACACCCATGTTTGGGTTTCCACTGCGGATTCCTTGCGCATGAAGTATGGCTTCTTCGAGAGGGTTGTGTTTTTTTTCGTCATGGCGTATATACTGATTTCGTTTGTTTACGTGTCTGTGTTATGGCATGTTGGGGCCGAGCTGTTCAAAGGCTTGTTTTCTTCCAAAAAGCCGAATCTCGATCGGGTGGAAACACCGGTTTTGAGCTGGTGCCTATGCGTCGTCTTCGGTTTGTTGACGGTCGTCTACCAGATTATGGTCAAAGAAAAAATGCAGAGTGTTTTTGCAGGTTATTTTCTAAACATCCGGTGTTGGAGTGAGGTCGGGCTGGTCATCCTCTTATGCTTTGCCGCATTAAAAAAAGGAAGGAAGGGAAAGGCATGA
- a CDS encoding Ger(x)C family spore germination protein, with protein sequence MKKTAILALLVLFLTGCGFKDIDKRFFVTAIGIDDSGNPDKRYRVSLKLAIPSQTIVPGKSKFEIVQEDANTLTEAVRLIKSKVDKDLEFGHAKICILGKSLAEQSIAEPLDWLVRRGDIQLIGYVAVGEPTARAVLNIKPKSEQLAGNALFLSFDQEGTESSYTITEYLFDFYRRVKEKGKDPFLPVIQANKDSYTINRVMLLNKDRGVHTLSPEQTRIFITYVRTFTRLELTTKSSMADFMLSVRDLIWKYNIQDGEGSQPPTVHLKVKIEGTIEETNKVFYNENWRDYEQEAEKDGEERIQKLLVLLQQKGVDPVGFGLRFQATHPAGDKTWSDWQTLYPNVRFDVKLHVKIAGTGSIK encoded by the coding sequence ATGAAAAAGACTGCCATTCTTGCACTGTTGGTGCTTTTCTTGACCGGATGCGGCTTCAAGGATATCGATAAACGGTTTTTCGTTACGGCGATCGGAATCGATGATAGCGGGAATCCGGATAAACGTTACCGGGTTTCGCTCAAGTTAGCCATTCCCTCCCAAACCATAGTACCCGGTAAGTCCAAGTTCGAAATCGTTCAAGAGGACGCTAATACTCTGACGGAAGCGGTTCGCCTGATCAAATCTAAGGTGGATAAAGACCTGGAATTCGGTCATGCCAAAATATGCATATTGGGAAAATCGCTTGCTGAGCAAAGCATTGCCGAACCGCTCGACTGGCTGGTGCGGCGAGGTGACATTCAATTGATCGGGTATGTGGCTGTGGGAGAACCTACGGCGAGAGCGGTGCTGAATATCAAGCCAAAATCCGAGCAGCTGGCGGGCAATGCTCTCTTTCTCAGCTTCGACCAGGAAGGGACGGAATCGTCTTACACCATAACGGAGTATCTATTCGATTTCTATCGACGCGTCAAAGAAAAAGGCAAGGATCCTTTCCTCCCCGTCATCCAGGCGAATAAGGATTCCTATACCATTAATCGGGTGATGCTTCTGAATAAAGATCGGGGAGTGCATACCCTGTCGCCCGAGCAGACACGCATATTCATCACGTATGTCCGAACATTTACCAGACTCGAGCTTACAACGAAATCGAGTATGGCCGACTTCATGCTTTCCGTCAGAGACCTCATTTGGAAATACAATATTCAGGACGGGGAGGGAAGTCAGCCCCCGACTGTCCATTTGAAAGTGAAAATAGAGGGAACAATCGAAGAGACAAACAAAGTATTTTATAATGAAAATTGGAGGGACTACGAGCAGGAAGCGGAAAAAGACGGGGAGGAACGAATTCAAAAATTATTAGTGCTGCTTCAGCAAAAAGGGGTCGATCCCGTCGGCTTCGGTCTCCGCTTCCAGGCCACTCATCCAGCTGGGGACAAGACTTGGAGCGATTGGCAAACGTTGTATCCAAACGTCCGTTTCGATGTTAAGCTTCATGTGAAAATAGCCGGTACAGGGTCTATCAAGTAA
- a CDS encoding ATP-binding protein, with protein MSNENKHIPIPASKEEFALALVEQIQAMLSYWDRNQVCKFANHAYQDWFGKSKDEMIGITMKKLLGPQYSEELPCIKGVLEGHVQVIEREVPFPHAGIWHILTTYTPDIYDGYVRGFYVHIADITSMKMMESELQAAKEKVEEYRVLKEKLMKEQDVIIDKLHEDRLNLIGKMASSMAHEIRNPLTSIAGFLKLIRQNILNRGQAQLLKYIDVIDDEFEAINMQITGFLSFSRNKAFEEKKIDISLTSLINSTLFLLIPRLNSENINFTTNIIENCTIHVQKISIQQVLSNIISNAIDALITINEQRELKILCNEDGEYIYISIINNGPKIPQELRESLFLPFMTNKENGTGLGLAICKEIMEKNNGRIDFYSNDEETCFRLSFNKQLILF; from the coding sequence ATGAGTAATGAGAACAAGCATATACCCATTCCCGCTTCAAAAGAAGAATTTGCACTAGCCTTGGTTGAACAAATTCAAGCTATGTTATCTTACTGGGATAGAAATCAAGTATGTAAGTTTGCCAACCATGCCTATCAAGACTGGTTTGGAAAATCGAAAGATGAAATGATAGGAATAACGATGAAAAAATTGCTCGGGCCCCAGTATTCAGAGGAGCTCCCCTGCATAAAGGGAGTCCTGGAAGGACACGTACAGGTTATTGAAAGAGAGGTTCCATTCCCCCATGCAGGGATTTGGCATATCCTTACAACTTACACACCCGATATTTATGACGGTTATGTCCGCGGATTTTATGTGCACATCGCAGATATAACCTCGATGAAAATGATGGAAAGTGAGCTGCAAGCTGCAAAAGAAAAGGTTGAAGAGTATAGGGTGTTGAAAGAAAAATTGATGAAAGAGCAGGATGTCATCATCGATAAATTGCATGAAGACCGGTTAAATTTAATCGGCAAAATGGCTTCCAGCATGGCCCATGAAATCCGTAATCCGTTGACTTCAATTGCCGGATTTTTAAAACTGATTCGTCAGAATATTCTCAACCGAGGCCAGGCACAATTACTTAAATACATCGATGTGATCGATGATGAATTCGAAGCCATCAATATGCAAATAACCGGTTTCCTCAGTTTTTCCCGAAATAAAGCATTTGAAGAAAAGAAAATCGATATCTCCCTTACATCGTTAATTAATTCAACACTGTTTTTGCTCATCCCGCGATTGAACAGCGAAAATATAAATTTTACGACAAACATCATAGAAAATTGTACGATACATGTTCAAAAAATATCCATCCAACAAGTACTGTCAAATATAATCAGCAATGCCATTGATGCTCTCATTACAATAAATGAGCAAAGGGAATTGAAAATATTGTGCAATGAGGATGGCGAATATATCTATATCAGCATCATCAACAATGGTCCTAAAATACCCCAAGAGTTAAGGGAATCCCTGTTTTTGCCTTTTATGACAAACAAGGAAAATGGTACGGGTTTAGGCTTGGCCATATGCAAAGAGATCATGGAAAAGAACAACGGAAGAATTGATTTTTATTCGAATGATGAGGAAACATGCTTTAGATTATCTTTTAACAAACAACTTATTTTATTTTGA
- a CDS encoding group-specific protein, giving the protein MGTCNLDHAHEDVIQKLESQQDFLPELIYQDLKRFLKSEHTQPTLNELFHLLKKYDLASKEEQDERNRKLLQLIDKIK; this is encoded by the coding sequence ATGGGGACATGCAATCTCGATCATGCTCATGAGGATGTGATTCAAAAGCTTGAAAGCCAACAAGATTTTTTACCGGAACTGATTTATCAGGACTTGAAACGGTTTCTAAAGAGCGAGCACACACAACCTACATTAAACGAGCTGTTTCACCTTTTAAAAAAATATGACCTGGCTTCTAAAGAAGAACAGGATGAAAGAAATAGGAAATTGTTACAGCTTATAGATAAAATCAAATGA
- a CDS encoding PAS domain-containing hybrid sensor histidine kinase/response regulator, producing MEKNEKYLGDISIFADRHQMIKIVNKSMFTFLKYAEDDLIGEPIQKLLPHYNLNSIVVDHRDYIPFTDTLLVNAYEDEIPICAAASAFYDQHGDLNGIWILLQDISSQNQERIPLTDIENRYKAMTDYSLDAVIVINSSNLVIEWNQRAEALFGWSKEEALDRELSGLIVPEAVREAHRNGIKRFMATGQAKILNQRIEINAMHRDGHEFPVELTVTPIKWGDTFLFSSFVRDISLRKEFEQQLLLAKEAAESANRGKSLFLATMSHEIRTPLNGIVGMTQLLQETRLEHQQREYVNMLSHSTNALLSIINDILDFSKIESGMVELEQRAFDLQELIKEVFAILSSSINEKEIEVSYTLSSDVPLTLVGDSTRLRQILLNIMGNAVKFTHHGYIRLAVEPAGGRKLKIIISDTGIGIELTKRDQLFKPFSQLDASTTRDFGGTGLGLAISKSLVELMGGEIWLEEDGKPGATFAFTMQYMPHDDNQILSGTAINNVLNFPKQSNLSILVAEDNEINQIVLVKILQKHGYRADVVESGDQVLEAVRKKSYDLILMDVNMPILDGVQTTQQIRKLLPFADQPKIVAVTANAFKSDKDHYLAIGMDDYISKPIQREELLRILKNVEGK from the coding sequence ATGGAAAAAAACGAAAAATATCTGGGTGATATTTCGATTTTCGCGGATCGACATCAGATGATAAAAATCGTCAATAAATCGATGTTTACTTTCCTCAAATATGCGGAGGATGATCTGATCGGTGAACCCATTCAGAAGCTCTTACCTCATTATAATTTAAATTCGATTGTCGTGGATCATCGCGATTATATTCCATTTACGGATACACTTCTTGTGAACGCTTATGAAGATGAAATCCCTATTTGCGCTGCGGCATCTGCTTTCTATGATCAACATGGAGACTTGAACGGCATCTGGATCTTGCTGCAGGATATCAGCAGTCAAAACCAGGAACGAATTCCGCTCACCGATATAGAAAACCGGTATAAGGCGATGACTGATTATTCGCTGGATGCCGTAATTGTCATTAATTCCTCCAATCTCGTGATCGAATGGAACCAGCGGGCTGAAGCACTTTTTGGTTGGAGCAAGGAAGAAGCGTTAGACCGTGAGCTATCCGGTTTAATTGTTCCTGAAGCGGTACGGGAAGCGCACCGCAACGGGATTAAACGATTTATGGCAACTGGCCAGGCGAAGATACTCAATCAACGGATCGAGATCAACGCCATGCATCGCGACGGGCATGAATTTCCGGTAGAATTGACAGTAACTCCGATTAAATGGGGAGATACGTTTCTGTTCTCTTCATTCGTCAGGGACATCTCGCTTCGCAAGGAGTTTGAACAGCAGTTATTGCTAGCTAAAGAAGCTGCCGAGAGCGCGAATCGGGGGAAAAGCCTGTTTTTGGCGACTATGAGCCATGAGATTCGTACGCCGTTAAATGGAATCGTGGGCATGACCCAGTTATTACAGGAAACCCGGCTTGAACATCAGCAGAGAGAATATGTCAACATGCTTTCACACAGCACCAATGCGCTGCTCTCGATTATCAATGATATTCTTGATTTTTCCAAAATAGAATCCGGCATGGTTGAGCTGGAACAGCGAGCCTTTGATCTCCAGGAATTAATTAAAGAAGTATTTGCTATCCTCTCCTCATCGATTAACGAAAAAGAAATAGAAGTGTCTTACACGCTCTCTTCCGATGTTCCGCTCACTTTGGTCGGGGATAGCACACGGCTAAGACAAATTCTGCTCAATATCATGGGAAATGCAGTTAAGTTTACGCATCACGGTTACATCAGATTGGCCGTTGAGCCTGCAGGGGGCCGGAAGTTGAAAATTATTATTTCAGATACCGGCATCGGCATAGAACTAACCAAGAGAGATCAGCTATTTAAACCATTCTCCCAACTGGATGCATCCACGACGCGCGACTTCGGAGGAACAGGATTAGGGCTTGCTATCAGCAAAAGCTTAGTAGAGTTGATGGGTGGAGAAATTTGGTTAGAGGAGGACGGAAAGCCAGGTGCCACTTTTGCATTTACGATGCAATATATGCCCCATGACGATAACCAGATCTTATCCGGTACGGCTATCAATAACGTGCTGAATTTCCCTAAACAGTCTAATCTCTCCATCCTGGTAGCAGAGGATAATGAAATCAATCAAATCGTTTTGGTCAAAATCCTCCAAAAACACGGCTACCGGGCAGATGTGGTGGAATCCGGGGATCAAGTTTTGGAAGCGGTGAGAAAGAAAAGCTACGATCTCATACTAATGGACGTGAATATGCCCATTTTGGACGGTGTTCAGACTACTCAGCAAATAAGAAAGCTTCTGCCTTTTGCCGATCAGCCCAAAATTGTGGCCGTAACTGCTAATGCTTTCAAATCCGATAAAGACCATTATTTAGCCATCGGCATGGATGATTATATCAGTAAGCCGATCCAGCGCGAGGAATTACTGCGGATTCTCAAAAACGTGGAAGGCAAATAA
- a CDS encoding amino acid ABC transporter ATP-binding protein gives MISFRQVNKYYGQFHVLQDINMEIAQGEVVVVIGPSGSGKSTLLRCINRLESISGGELTVNGANVGDKKTNINKLRQDIGMVFQHFNLYPHKRVIDNITLAPIKVLGVSEKQAKETAMLYLEKVGIPEKADVFPSNLSGGQQQRVAIARGLAMKPKIMLFDEPTSALDPEMIGEVLDVMKTLAKEGMTMVVVTHEMGFAREVADRVVFMDQGRIVEEAKPDDFFDNPREERAKLFLSRLINH, from the coding sequence ATGATATCATTTCGGCAGGTAAACAAATATTATGGACAGTTTCACGTCTTGCAGGACATCAATATGGAAATTGCTCAAGGCGAGGTCGTAGTTGTCATTGGGCCTTCGGGCTCGGGGAAAAGCACCCTGCTGCGGTGTATCAATCGGCTCGAGTCCATCTCGGGCGGAGAGCTGACTGTAAACGGGGCAAATGTAGGTGACAAGAAAACTAATATCAACAAGCTGCGGCAGGATATTGGCATGGTATTCCAGCATTTCAATCTGTATCCGCATAAGAGGGTCATTGACAACATCACCTTGGCACCGATTAAAGTGCTGGGGGTGTCCGAGAAGCAAGCGAAAGAAACCGCAATGCTGTACCTCGAGAAGGTCGGCATCCCGGAGAAGGCGGATGTATTTCCGTCCAATCTTTCTGGTGGACAGCAGCAGCGGGTTGCCATCGCAAGAGGGCTGGCTATGAAACCGAAGATCATGCTGTTCGATGAGCCGACCTCGGCGCTCGATCCGGAAATGATCGGCGAAGTGCTCGACGTCATGAAGACACTCGCCAAAGAAGGAATGACCATGGTTGTAGTCACGCACGAAATGGGCTTTGCCAGGGAGGTCGCGGATCGCGTCGTCTTTATGGACCAAGGCCGCATTGTCGAGGAAGCGAAGCCGGATGACTTCTTTGACAATCCGCGGGAAGAGCGGGCGAAGCTGTTCCTTAGCCGTTTGATCAATCATTAA
- a CDS encoding glutamate ABC transporter substrate-binding protein — protein sequence MKQTRKFMSLSLVMMMVLLALAACGKNTAGTNAGGSSAAPTATPTATPAASVAPSASPSGGTTASGAKLEEIKKRGKLVAGVKFDTKLFGLKDPITNKVEGFDIDIAKALAKKIFGDESKLELKEVTSQTRIPMLNNGDIDMIIATMTINEERKQQVDFTDVYFKAGQSLLVKKGSPIKSIADVKKGTKVLGAKGSTSVKNIKEKAPECEVLEFANYQDAFTALKAGQGDVLTTDNAILYGMMKQDPNYVVVGDNFTDEPYGIAIKKGQTEFVTYVNAFLKEIKDNGTYDKTYEQWIGEKPKK from the coding sequence ATGAAACAAACAAGAAAGTTCATGAGTCTTAGCTTGGTTATGATGATGGTGCTGCTGGCACTCGCAGCATGCGGCAAGAACACTGCGGGAACGAATGCCGGAGGATCCTCTGCGGCTCCAACTGCAACCCCAACTGCAACACCGGCGGCCAGTGTAGCTCCATCGGCCAGTCCATCCGGCGGAACTACTGCTTCCGGCGCCAAATTGGAAGAAATCAAGAAGCGCGGCAAGCTGGTTGCAGGTGTCAAGTTCGACACGAAATTGTTTGGTCTGAAAGATCCCATTACAAACAAAGTGGAAGGCTTCGATATTGACATTGCCAAAGCGCTGGCCAAGAAAATATTTGGCGACGAGTCCAAGCTCGAGTTGAAGGAAGTTACCTCGCAGACACGGATCCCGATGTTGAACAACGGGGATATTGATATGATTATCGCAACCATGACCATCAACGAAGAACGCAAGCAGCAAGTTGACTTCACAGACGTTTATTTCAAAGCCGGACAATCGCTGCTGGTCAAAAAAGGCAGCCCGATCAAATCTATTGCTGATGTGAAGAAAGGTACCAAGGTCTTGGGCGCCAAGGGTTCTACTTCCGTGAAAAACATCAAAGAGAAAGCACCGGAGTGCGAAGTACTGGAATTTGCTAATTATCAAGATGCTTTCACAGCATTGAAAGCCGGTCAAGGCGACGTGCTGACAACAGATAACGCCATCCTTTACGGTATGATGAAACAAGATCCTAACTATGTAGTTGTCGGTGACAACTTTACCGATGAGCCTTACGGTATCGCCATTAAGAAGGGCCAAACTGAGTTCGTTACCTACGTTAACGCCTTTTTGAAAGAGATCAAAGACAATGGGACTTACGATAAGACTTACGAGCAGTGGATCGGCGAGAAGCCCAAGAAATAA
- a CDS encoding amino acid ABC transporter permease, translated as MLNFSVLINYYDLFLRGFYHTILASVLALIGSFLLGTLLAVMRIAPFKPLNWVGTIYVEFIRNIPLLLVVYAFYLGLPSLGITMSGFICGTLGLIVYTASYIAEAIRAGIMSVPKGQMEAARASGLTYGQAMLNVILPQAIKIVVPPISNQFLNLVKNSSILSVVAGLDLMYFGEKVEAETFITFDTYIIVGLFYLILTIPLSYASGLLERRLAKSG; from the coding sequence ATGCTTAACTTTTCCGTCCTGATCAATTATTACGATTTATTTTTGAGAGGATTTTACCATACGATATTGGCCAGTGTGCTTGCCCTGATTGGAAGCTTCCTGCTGGGTACGCTCTTAGCTGTCATGCGGATAGCTCCATTCAAGCCGCTGAACTGGGTCGGAACCATTTATGTGGAATTTATCCGCAACATCCCGCTATTACTGGTTGTCTATGCGTTCTATCTCGGTCTGCCTTCGTTAGGAATAACCATGAGCGGCTTTATTTGTGGAACACTTGGCCTGATTGTGTATACAGCTTCTTACATCGCCGAGGCGATCAGGGCGGGCATCATGTCCGTACCCAAGGGGCAGATGGAAGCGGCAAGAGCATCCGGGCTAACCTATGGGCAGGCTATGCTGAATGTCATTCTTCCGCAAGCGATCAAGATTGTCGTTCCGCCGATCAGCAACCAGTTTCTCAACCTGGTGAAAAACTCATCGATTCTTAGCGTTGTGGCTGGTCTGGATTTGATGTATTTTGGAGAGAAAGTGGAAGCCGAAACATTCATCACATTCGACACCTATATCATCGTCGGATTGTTTTACTTGATCCTGACCATTCCGCTCAGTTACGCGTCGGGCCTGTTGGAACGCCGCCTGGCTAAATCGGGATAA
- a CDS encoding amino acid ABC transporter permease, with amino-acid sequence MNFTDAYQPAYLKFLLQGFLITLEVAALSIVLSFIIGCIVGTVRYSKVPIISRILAFLVEMIRNLPLLLIIFFTRFALPEVGIKISIFWSAVAALTVFESAMIAEIVRGGLRSVDKGQIEAARSSGLSSFQTLWHIVLPQALRRMVPPIVSQFISLVKDTSLAVIISLPELMNQSKIIAAQHFDYTIPALLAAALLYFLTNFTLSRIAKRLEVRIN; translated from the coding sequence ATGAATTTTACTGATGCTTATCAGCCTGCTTATCTCAAATTTTTGCTGCAAGGCTTTTTGATTACTTTGGAGGTTGCGGCCCTTTCGATCGTGCTCAGCTTCATCATTGGCTGTATCGTTGGAACGGTCCGCTACTCGAAGGTGCCGATTATCTCCAGGATCTTGGCATTTCTCGTGGAGATGATTCGCAATCTGCCGCTCTTGTTAATTATTTTCTTCACCCGATTTGCACTTCCGGAGGTAGGGATCAAGATCAGTATCTTCTGGTCGGCAGTTGCTGCCTTAACCGTATTCGAAAGTGCGATGATTGCAGAAATCGTCAGAGGCGGGCTGCGTTCCGTGGACAAAGGCCAGATCGAAGCCGCACGCTCGTCAGGTCTGAGCAGCTTTCAGACGCTGTGGCATATCGTGCTGCCTCAGGCTTTGCGGCGAATGGTGCCGCCCATCGTGAGCCAGTTCATCTCACTGGTGAAAGACACTTCACTCGCGGTCATCATCAGCTTGCCGGAGCTCATGAATCAATCCAAAATCATTGCTGCCCAGCATTTTGATTATACGATCCCAGCTTTACTTGCTGCAGCTCTGCTGTATTTCCTGACCAATTTCACATTATCGCGGATCGCCAAGCGCCTGGAGGTTCGCATAAACTAA
- a CDS encoding TSUP family transporter: MENVTWDMLLLVITGGFLAAFVDSVVGGGGMISIPVLLMTGMPPHLALGTNKLGGTLSALTSTLSFLRSGKIDLKLVRGLFPLALVGAAAGTLILQKIPSASLKPLVIVLLIAVTIYTLFRKNWGEITTYQKLSAKSGVYMALAALFLGGYDGFFGPGTGSFLIFTFLLLGFDFVNAAGNAKVLNFASNFASLVTFILLGSVNYQIGLPLAAAMIAGSLIGSQVAIRQGARYVKPLFIGISLLLIGKQVWDLL; the protein is encoded by the coding sequence TTGGAAAATGTAACTTGGGACATGCTGCTTCTCGTGATAACCGGGGGCTTTCTGGCAGCATTTGTAGATTCTGTCGTCGGAGGCGGAGGGATGATTTCAATCCCGGTTCTGCTCATGACGGGCATGCCTCCACATTTGGCGCTTGGAACGAATAAACTGGGGGGGACCTTATCTGCTCTAACCAGTACCTTATCATTTTTGCGTTCGGGTAAAATAGATCTGAAGCTCGTCCGGGGACTATTTCCCCTGGCGCTCGTCGGAGCCGCGGCCGGTACGCTGATTCTGCAGAAAATCCCGTCCGCTTCGCTAAAGCCGCTCGTCATCGTGCTGCTGATTGCCGTTACGATTTACACCCTTTTTCGCAAAAACTGGGGGGAAATCACCACCTATCAGAAGCTGTCCGCCAAATCGGGGGTCTATATGGCCCTTGCGGCGCTTTTCTTGGGCGGTTATGATGGCTTCTTTGGACCGGGAACCGGGTCGTTCCTGATCTTCACCTTTTTGCTGCTGGGATTTGATTTTGTCAATGCCGCAGGGAATGCTAAGGTGCTCAATTTTGCCAGCAACTTCGCAAGCCTGGTGACCTTCATTCTGCTCGGATCGGTCAATTACCAAATCGGCTTGCCGCTGGCGGCTGCGATGATTGCAGGTTCCCTTATCGGCTCGCAGGTTGCGATCCGTCAAGGTGCTCGCTATGTGAAGCCTTTGTTTATCGGCATTAGCTTGCTTTTGATTGGCAAGCAGGTATGGGATTTGCTTTAA
- a CDS encoding 1,4-dihydroxy-6-naphthoate synthase: MKIAFSPCPNDTFVFHAWVHGLIPGAPQLDVLYADIDVTNTLAAGTSSGLDVLKISYAALPWVLSEYALLPCGGALGRGCGPLVLTQSGGAASSSQDPSALAGKRVAVPSERSTAYLLFRLWAAQNVPGGVGEIVVMPFHEIMPAVRDGLIDAGLVIHEARFTYPAYGLTLMTDLGSWWEADTGLPIPLGAIVARRSLDLDAIAGYIRTSVEQAWAQPALSKQYVMSHSQELAPEVAQAHIELYVNEFTANLGDSGYAAVTALLSRAAQEGLVPEIDWAKLR, translated from the coding sequence CTGAAGATAGCTTTTTCCCCATGTCCCAATGACACTTTTGTTTTTCATGCCTGGGTTCACGGGCTGATTCCCGGCGCACCGCAGCTTGACGTCTTATATGCCGACATTGATGTTACCAATACTCTGGCAGCCGGTACGTCGAGCGGGCTTGATGTGCTCAAGATCTCGTATGCCGCCTTGCCATGGGTCTTGTCCGAATATGCGTTGCTGCCTTGCGGGGGAGCATTGGGCAGGGGCTGCGGACCGCTGGTTTTGACCCAAAGCGGCGGCGCTGCCTCCAGCTCCCAGGATCCGTCAGCGTTGGCGGGCAAACGAGTGGCCGTGCCCAGCGAGCGATCCACCGCCTACCTGCTGTTCCGGTTGTGGGCGGCCCAGAATGTGCCGGGTGGCGTAGGCGAGATCGTGGTTATGCCTTTTCATGAGATCATGCCTGCGGTACGCGATGGTTTGATCGATGCCGGGCTGGTGATTCACGAAGCGCGCTTCACTTACCCTGCATACGGGCTGACCCTGATGACCGACCTCGGCAGCTGGTGGGAAGCCGATACGGGTTTGCCGATTCCGCTGGGTGCGATTGTCGCCCGGAGATCCTTGGACCTGGATGCGATTGCGGGCTATATCCGCACTTCGGTTGAACAGGCATGGGCACAACCGGCGTTGTCCAAGCAATATGTGATGAGCCACTCACAAGAGCTGGCTCCGGAAGTGGCGCAGGCGCACATCGAGCTGTACGTGAACGAATTCACGGCCAATTTGGGCGATAGCGGATATGCAGCAGTTACCGCTTTGCTGAGTCGAGCCGCGCAGGAAGGGCTTGTGCCTGAGATCGATTGGGCGAAGCTGCGGTGA